A stretch of Vibrio maritimus DNA encodes these proteins:
- a CDS encoding ion transporter — protein sequence MENNRLKHKLYIIIFGHHTRAGRIFDITLIIAILISLAVLVLHSIEGLSGEWDNTFVLLEYFFTALFTIEYLVRLYCSPKPKAYATSFYGVVDLLSILPTYLALLFPSATFMGVIRLLRVMRIFRILKLVRYLQDSNILLRSLLMSRRKILVFFSTVAILVTIFGSLIYVIEGPENGFTSIPQSIYWAIVTITTVGYGDLVPSTPLGKGLASLTMLLGYSILAVPTGIITAELGQEMKTHRNLVKCPNCSKSGHESDALHCKHCGSELATPDKRVVDVDSEDLK from the coding sequence ATGGAAAACAACCGCTTAAAGCACAAGCTGTACATTATCATCTTTGGTCATCACACCCGTGCAGGTCGAATTTTTGATATTACTCTTATCATCGCGATCTTAATATCGCTGGCTGTACTCGTGCTGCACTCTATTGAAGGGCTATCCGGCGAGTGGGATAACACCTTTGTCCTTCTGGAGTATTTCTTTACGGCCTTGTTTACCATTGAGTACCTGGTGCGCCTATATTGCTCACCAAAGCCAAAGGCTTACGCCACCAGCTTCTACGGCGTCGTCGACTTACTGTCGATTCTTCCGACCTACCTAGCGCTACTTTTCCCGTCAGCCACTTTTATGGGGGTGATACGACTGCTTCGCGTTATGCGCATATTTCGAATCCTTAAACTGGTTCGGTATCTGCAAGACTCGAATATTTTGCTTCGTTCACTGCTGATGTCGCGTCGTAAGATCTTGGTCTTTTTTAGCACGGTTGCGATATTGGTGACGATATTTGGCTCGCTTATCTATGTTATAGAGGGACCAGAGAATGGGTTTACCAGCATCCCACAAAGTATCTACTGGGCAATTGTGACCATTACAACGGTTGGCTACGGTGATTTAGTACCAAGTACACCGCTTGGTAAAGGGCTCGCCTCGCTGACAATGCTGCTCGGCTACTCCATTCTTGCCGTCCCTACGGGAATCATTACGGCAGAACTAGGCCAAGAAATGAAGACCCATAGAAACTTGGTTAAGTGTCCAAACTGCTCAAAGTCGGGTCATGAAAGTGATGCACTGCACTGCAAGCATTGCGGTAGTGAGTTGGCGACACCTGACAAAAGAGTTGTTGACGTCGATTCTGAAGATTTAAAATAG
- the asd gene encoding aspartate-semialdehyde dehydrogenase: MRVGLVGWRGMVGSVLMQRMVEEKDFDVIEPVFYSTSQIGIPAPNFGKDAGLLQDAFDIESLKQLDAVITCQGGSYTEKVYPALRQAGWKGYWIDAASTLRMDKDSIITLDPVNLGQIQDGLIKGTNTFVGGNCTVSLMLLGLGGLYEKGLVEWMSAMTYQAASGAGAKNMRELISQMGVVNDCVTSELANPASSILDIDRKVAETIRSSSFPTDQFGVPLAGSLIPWIDVKRENGQSKEEWKAGVEANKILGLQDSPIAIDGTCVRIGAMRCHAQALTIKLKQDVPMDEIEEIIATHNDWVKVIPNDRDITAQELTPAKVTGTMSIPVGRLRKMAMGNDFLNAFTVGDQLLWGAAEPLRRTLRIILAEKKG, from the coding sequence ATGAGAGTAGGTTTAGTCGGTTGGCGTGGCATGGTGGGTTCTGTTCTGATGCAACGCATGGTCGAAGAAAAAGACTTTGATGTCATCGAACCCGTTTTCTACAGCACGTCTCAAATTGGTATTCCAGCGCCAAACTTTGGTAAAGATGCCGGACTTCTACAAGACGCTTTTGATATTGAAAGCCTAAAACAACTAGACGCCGTGATTACCTGTCAAGGTGGTAGCTACACTGAGAAAGTGTACCCAGCACTTCGCCAAGCTGGCTGGAAAGGTTATTGGATTGATGCTGCTTCTACTCTCCGTATGGACAAAGATTCAATCATTACCTTGGACCCAGTGAACCTTGGTCAAATTCAAGATGGTCTTATCAAGGGTACCAACACCTTTGTTGGCGGTAACTGTACCGTTAGCTTGATGCTTCTTGGCTTGGGCGGTCTATACGAGAAAGGTCTTGTTGAATGGATGAGCGCAATGACGTACCAAGCGGCTTCGGGCGCAGGTGCGAAAAACATGCGCGAACTTATCTCTCAAATGGGCGTAGTAAATGACTGTGTGACTTCTGAACTGGCAAACCCAGCGAGCTCTATTCTAGATATTGATCGCAAAGTGGCTGAGACCATCCGTTCATCTTCGTTCCCAACCGATCAATTTGGTGTACCTCTAGCAGGCTCACTCATTCCGTGGATCGATGTGAAGCGTGAAAACGGTCAGAGCAAAGAAGAGTGGAAAGCCGGTGTTGAAGCAAACAAGATCCTTGGTTTGCAAGATAGCCCAATTGCTATCGATGGCACATGTGTTCGAATCGGCGCAATGCGTTGTCACGCGCAAGCTCTAACCATCAAACTTAAGCAAGATGTGCCAATGGATGAAATCGAAGAAATCATCGCAACGCACAACGATTGGGTGAAAGTGATTCCAAACGATCGCGATATCACAGCTCAAGAGCTAACACCTGCGAAAGTAACTGGCACTATGTCTATCCCGGTTGGTCGTCTAAGAAAAATGGCGATGGGTAACGACTTCCTCAATGCCTTTACCGTGGGTGACCAGCTATTGTGGGGTGCAGCTGAGCCACTACGTCGTACACTGCGCATTATCTTGGCTGAGAAGAAAGGTTAA
- a CDS encoding chemotaxis protein produces MKHLHRLRSALLLFFVTLVSGCSLLEIQLDSQTTPLTKQELNMRLMTREFSREFFTQVEMTADSLSSKYDETDVMNQSHILLWKIHAEEGLQQSAYQVSPAAGLIDTWVFTLQMEQFFVSGPGKSMFITEEATQTAIKLSTEIDQLAKSLFKSDSYSTTKEFVQKFAALHPFENLMFARVPAYREWLKAQGIDESEVTTTLGTMPEALSDVSDRLSLMSEQTPKLMTWKAQLIALNSNVNGDDIRGAIQSFQVSAEAFRDFVENNPEYMRDLAQKMAIELQPLLNDLDVKTQDKLTQLSAERQALDDMVAREREELIKMIERERKEIAVIVNSERELFAQDLDKISQDVLTLAVEKLIQLIKSTIVYFILFILVIFFAPLGLGYALGKRAQVKKERKIAD; encoded by the coding sequence ATGAAACATCTGCATCGCTTACGCAGTGCATTACTTCTTTTCTTTGTCACTTTGGTTTCTGGCTGTTCGTTATTGGAGATCCAGCTTGATAGCCAGACGACGCCTTTGACAAAACAAGAGCTCAACATGCGTTTGATGACGCGTGAATTCAGCCGTGAGTTCTTCACTCAAGTTGAAATGACCGCTGATTCTCTATCCTCAAAGTACGATGAAACAGATGTGATGAATCAGTCGCATATTTTACTTTGGAAAATTCATGCGGAAGAGGGGCTACAACAGTCTGCCTATCAGGTTTCACCCGCTGCAGGACTGATCGATACCTGGGTGTTTACTCTGCAAATGGAGCAGTTCTTTGTGTCTGGTCCGGGTAAATCTATGTTTATCACCGAAGAAGCCACCCAAACCGCAATTAAGCTCAGCACCGAGATTGATCAGCTAGCCAAGTCGTTATTTAAGTCTGACAGCTATTCAACCACCAAAGAGTTTGTACAGAAGTTTGCAGCGTTGCATCCTTTTGAAAATCTGATGTTTGCTCGTGTCCCTGCGTATCGTGAATGGTTAAAGGCTCAAGGAATTGATGAGAGTGAGGTGACCACTACACTGGGAACTATGCCTGAAGCATTATCAGATGTTTCAGATCGCCTGTCGTTAATGTCAGAGCAAACACCAAAGCTGATGACTTGGAAGGCTCAACTGATAGCGCTTAACAGTAATGTGAATGGCGATGACATCCGTGGTGCGATTCAGAGCTTCCAAGTGAGCGCGGAAGCGTTTCGTGATTTTGTCGAGAACAATCCAGAATACATGCGCGATCTGGCGCAAAAGATGGCGATTGAACTTCAGCCATTGCTTAATGACCTCGACGTGAAAACACAAGATAAGTTGACACAACTTAGTGCCGAGCGCCAAGCGCTAGATGACATGGTTGCTCGAGAGCGTGAAGAGCTGATCAAGATGATAGAGCGAGAGCGCAAAGAGATCGCGGTCATTGTGAATAGTGAACGCGAGTTGTTTGCTCAGGACCTAGATAAGATTTCACAGGATGTACTGACTCTTGCTGTAGAAAAGCTGATTCAGTTAATTAAAAGTACGATTGTTTACTTTATCTTATTCATTTTAGTGATCTTCTTTGCTCCTCTAGGATTAGGTTACGCCTTGGGTAAGCGGGCTCAAGTGAAGAAAGAACGGAAAATAGCAGACTAA
- a CDS encoding Hpt domain-containing protein, whose protein sequence is MNLFKRLNGIAVAIVLLWSIAVASVVYVSSQEEKITHLIDEITFSIDKLRQTLFLAQPYRARFSEQLELEIQLIHAQTVQLKSLTQSDLLSDVSHTVYLLERFVEQAQLLARDEARMDTFITSINDKPQDLSDPALSLSNRLSAVVLDTLFNESVEPRQVYLKLEDIQREAYRLPSTDRIHLLELNSQASVLLSQSANTEFLVERVVNHPVMTELSLRELQSERLVSGQVLFVSLASLVAILCLFSLSLSGGRVARADNESELVSYQDELPAGNAQSTAADEPQNTESSVSDTKQSDRQLDRHLNHREVPSGEAQTDDSESPTLAVVKSEQSTEKAKKETSVSSIQFENMLSTLDGDQESMLLLLGVFVSEHRNDAEKLRDLVDSDIEKATRVAHTLKGVSGSIFAEELRQSAIVAEQQLKDTQSLEPDAIDELERCLSMAILSAEDYISTQSQQ, encoded by the coding sequence TTGAATCTATTCAAGCGTCTTAATGGTATTGCTGTTGCCATTGTACTGTTGTGGTCTATCGCAGTCGCGAGTGTTGTTTATGTGTCATCTCAAGAAGAGAAAATAACGCACTTAATTGACGAAATAACCTTTAGTATCGATAAACTTCGTCAAACTCTGTTCCTTGCTCAACCTTACCGAGCCCGCTTTTCTGAGCAGCTAGAGCTAGAAATTCAGCTCATTCACGCCCAGACGGTTCAATTAAAGTCGCTCACCCAGTCGGATTTATTATCCGATGTCTCCCATACCGTCTATCTGCTAGAGCGTTTTGTAGAACAGGCGCAGTTGTTGGCTCGCGATGAAGCGCGAATGGATACTTTTATCACTAGTATCAACGACAAACCTCAAGATCTTAGTGACCCCGCACTATCGCTGAGCAATCGTTTATCGGCAGTAGTATTGGATACCTTATTCAACGAATCCGTTGAACCCCGACAAGTTTATTTGAAGCTAGAAGATATCCAAAGAGAAGCCTACCGACTGCCAAGCACAGACCGTATCCATCTTCTTGAGCTGAACTCACAAGCTTCAGTTTTACTTTCTCAGTCTGCAAACACTGAATTTTTGGTTGAGCGTGTTGTTAATCATCCCGTTATGACCGAACTGTCTTTACGAGAGCTGCAGTCGGAGCGCTTAGTCAGTGGGCAGGTACTGTTTGTTTCACTAGCAAGCTTAGTGGCGATACTTTGTTTATTTTCACTGAGCCTGAGTGGAGGGCGCGTTGCTAGGGCTGATAATGAGTCAGAACTAGTCTCTTACCAAGACGAGCTGCCCGCGGGCAACGCTCAATCCACAGCTGCGGATGAACCCCAAAACACCGAATCTTCAGTGAGTGATACAAAACAATCGGATCGTCAACTGGATCGTCATCTGAATCATAGAGAAGTCCCATCAGGTGAAGCCCAAACCGATGACTCAGAGTCACCAACATTGGCCGTGGTTAAGTCAGAGCAGTCGACGGAAAAAGCGAAAAAAGAAACCTCGGTATCGTCAATTCAGTTTGAAAATATGTTGAGTACGTTGGATGGCGACCAAGAGTCTATGCTGCTTTTGCTTGGGGTTTTCGTTTCGGAACACAGGAATGATGCGGAAAAGTTACGTGACCTGGTGGATTCAGACATCGAGAAGGCAACGCGCGTAGCTCATACGTTAAAAGGCGTATCAGGCAGTATTTTTGCTGAAGAACTGCGACAAAGCGCCATTGTGGCAGAGCAACAGCTCAAAGATACTCAGTCTTTGGAGCCTGATGCCATCGATGAGCTTGAGCGTTGTTTGAGTATGGCCATATTGTCGGCAGAAGACTACATCTCAACACAGAGTCAGCAATAA
- the yejK gene encoding nucleoid-associated protein YejK encodes MSLNLSNVILHQLAINEQEELVVQYRQEMLQNDSSTETLVAELHRVFNSKAGKGFGSFTSESDFQIWLSELLKGEKDFYSFSQQSAERLKTELAKYPFAEAGTLVMAQYQSLATDYLFIGLLPSYNSLQVTEGLNIGSIDYLDIAKMDIAARIDLTSYDLDKSSNRYLTYIKGRVGRKVADFFLDFLQAEVGLDTKQQNSILMQAVEDYCADAQLDKDETVNYKKQVYDYCNDQLKSGDEVQIKELSGELPSNEGASFLDYTQEQGYELEESFPADRSTVRKLTKFVGAGGGLNLSFDSLLLGERVFYDPDTDTLTIKGTPPNLKDQLTRNR; translated from the coding sequence ATGAGTTTGAACCTATCTAACGTAATTTTACACCAGTTAGCAATAAATGAGCAGGAAGAGCTTGTCGTTCAGTATCGCCAAGAGATGCTTCAAAATGACAGTTCTACTGAAACTCTAGTCGCTGAACTGCATCGTGTCTTCAATTCGAAAGCAGGAAAAGGGTTTGGTTCCTTCACGAGCGAGAGTGATTTCCAAATTTGGCTAAGTGAACTGCTCAAAGGCGAGAAAGATTTCTATAGCTTTTCTCAGCAGAGCGCAGAGCGATTAAAGACCGAACTGGCGAAGTACCCATTTGCCGAAGCGGGCACTTTAGTGATGGCTCAATATCAGTCTCTGGCTACAGATTATCTGTTCATTGGTTTACTGCCTTCATACAACAGTTTGCAAGTGACTGAAGGTTTGAACATTGGTTCTATTGATTACCTCGATATTGCCAAAATGGATATCGCGGCACGTATTGACCTGACAAGCTATGACCTTGATAAGAGCTCTAATCGTTATTTGACCTACATTAAAGGACGTGTTGGTCGCAAGGTTGCTGATTTCTTTTTAGACTTCTTGCAAGCCGAAGTAGGCTTAGATACCAAACAGCAAAACTCGATACTGATGCAGGCGGTCGAAGATTATTGTGCCGATGCACAGTTGGATAAAGACGAAACGGTAAACTACAAAAAGCAAGTGTACGATTACTGTAATGACCAGCTGAAATCGGGTGATGAAGTTCAAATCAAAGAGTTATCTGGAGAGTTACCAAGCAATGAAGGTGCAAGCTTTTTGGATTACACCCAAGAGCAAGGTTATGAGCTAGAAGAGAGCTTCCCAGCCGATCGCTCGACCGTTCGTAAACTCACTAAATTTGTGGGTGCTGGCGGTGGTCTAAATCTAAGCTTTGATAGTCTGTTGTTAGGCGAGCGCGTGTTCTACGATCCAGATACAGATACGTTGACGATTAAAGGCACACCACCTAACTTAAAAGACCAACTCACTAGAAATCGTTAA
- a CDS encoding YejL family protein, with the protein MPITSKYTDQQVEDILAEVAAVLDKHGASAELSLMIAGNIATNVLNQNVAPSQRQAIAEKFSKALISSLETKDQH; encoded by the coding sequence ATGCCAATTACATCTAAATATACCGATCAACAAGTTGAAGACATCCTTGCCGAAGTTGCCGCTGTTCTAGACAAACACGGCGCGAGCGCAGAACTTTCTTTGATGATCGCAGGGAATATCGCAACCAATGTCTTAAATCAAAACGTTGCTCCTTCACAACGCCAAGCAATTGCGGAAAAATTCTCTAAGGCTCTGATTTCATCCCTAGAAACAAAAGACCAACACTAA
- a CDS encoding DUF3413 domain-containing protein, producing the protein MVDSGNSYGERVSRLVGWGHWFAFFNIIAAMLIGTRYIAASPWPDTLFGQVYLLASWIGHFGFLVFALYLLVLFPLTFIVPSRKLFRLLAVCFATFGLTVLLIDTQAYQTINLHLSPVVWDLLFSDDTSPISSDLQHLFIVLPPIFLAQLALAEWVWRKQRKLSHKHVGRPIAALFFVCFIASHMIFMWADAFFYNPITVQKANFPLSYPMTAKSFMEKHGLLDRDEYLQKLRDNEGAADLVSYPLTEIEFNRRSENLNVLVVSINNLRADMLNPQNMPVAYGFALNNQNFVNHYSSSNDDFGAFGLMYGLPSSYASSIKAQGSEPLMMSILANQGYRFELFSGDNFEDDLYSETIFRKFPMADLTATESETLDRTISDNAAIEQWSDAIINGSNKPWFSFIELTTVDNFSDYQPDSDALTAEQRFVSAYSAAAAAADAEFGKILQTLVDQNLMSNTVVILTSNHGTEFNETKTRSWGSNTNYSQYQLRVPMVIHWPGKLAADYTHMTSHLDLAATIMQDLSGVSTSAKNYSSGRNLFDERKRKWIIAGDTRELALITSKETTVVDKFGNYSLYDENYDRIRDKNPKLPILMQGFTELQRFYSKSQ; encoded by the coding sequence ATGGTAGATAGCGGAAATTCATACGGAGAAAGAGTGTCTCGCCTAGTAGGCTGGGGACACTGGTTTGCGTTTTTTAATATTATCGCGGCGATGCTTATCGGTACGCGTTATATTGCTGCCTCGCCGTGGCCCGACACTTTGTTTGGGCAAGTCTATCTACTCGCCTCTTGGATTGGCCACTTCGGATTTTTAGTTTTTGCGCTGTACCTCTTGGTGCTTTTCCCGCTCACCTTTATTGTACCGTCGCGAAAACTGTTTAGATTACTCGCCGTCTGTTTTGCCACCTTTGGTTTGACTGTCCTACTTATAGATACGCAAGCCTATCAAACGATAAATCTCCACCTATCACCTGTCGTTTGGGATCTCTTATTCAGCGATGATACGAGTCCGATCAGCTCCGATCTTCAGCACTTATTTATCGTGTTGCCACCTATATTCCTAGCGCAGTTAGCGCTCGCTGAATGGGTGTGGCGCAAACAACGTAAACTGTCTCACAAGCACGTCGGGCGCCCAATTGCTGCACTTTTCTTCGTCTGCTTTATCGCAAGCCATATGATCTTCATGTGGGCGGATGCATTTTTCTATAACCCGATTACGGTTCAGAAAGCGAACTTCCCTCTATCGTACCCAATGACAGCTAAATCCTTTATGGAGAAGCACGGTCTATTAGATAGAGATGAATACCTTCAAAAGCTCAGAGACAATGAAGGCGCTGCCGACCTCGTTAGTTACCCTTTAACTGAAATCGAGTTCAACCGTCGCTCTGAAAATCTCAATGTACTCGTGGTTAGCATCAATAATTTGCGTGCGGACATGCTTAACCCGCAAAACATGCCGGTTGCATACGGTTTTGCGTTGAACAATCAAAACTTTGTCAATCATTACAGTTCGAGTAATGATGACTTTGGTGCCTTTGGATTGATGTACGGTCTTCCGAGCAGTTATGCGAGCAGCATCAAAGCACAGGGCTCTGAGCCGCTGATGATGTCCATTCTAGCGAATCAAGGCTATCGCTTTGAGCTTTTCAGTGGCGATAACTTCGAAGATGACCTTTATAGCGAAACCATCTTCAGAAAATTCCCAATGGCCGACTTAACGGCAACCGAGTCGGAGACACTTGATAGAACCATTTCTGATAATGCGGCTATTGAGCAGTGGAGTGATGCCATCATTAATGGCTCAAACAAACCATGGTTTAGTTTCATAGAACTGACTACGGTAGACAACTTCAGTGACTACCAACCAGACTCTGATGCACTGACCGCTGAACAGCGTTTTGTCAGTGCTTACTCTGCCGCTGCCGCTGCAGCAGACGCTGAGTTTGGTAAGATTCTACAAACTCTAGTAGACCAAAACCTAATGAGTAACACCGTGGTCATCCTAACGTCGAATCACGGTACAGAGTTCAACGAAACTAAGACACGTAGCTGGGGATCCAACACCAACTATAGTCAGTATCAGTTGCGCGTCCCTATGGTCATCCACTGGCCTGGGAAACTGGCCGCTGACTATACCCATATGACAAGTCATTTGGATTTAGCAGCGACGATAATGCAAGACTTGAGCGGTGTGTCGACCAGCGCGAAAAACTACAGCAGCGGTCGTAACCTGTTTGATGAGCGCAAGCGTAAATGGATCATTGCTGGCGATACTCGCGAACTCGCCCTAATAACCAGTAAAGAGACAACCGTTGTCGATAAATTTGGTAACTATAGCCTTTACGATGAAAACTACGATCGCATTAGAGATAAGAACCCCAAGCTACCTATCTTGATGCAAGGCTTTACTGAGCTGCAACGCTTCTACTCAAAAAGTCAGTAA
- a CDS encoding peptidylprolyl isomerase: protein MIILTTTYGDIEIELNMERAPVSSKNFLRYCEEGFYEGTIFHRVIDGFMIQGGGHTEDMTEKDTHAPIANEANRGLKNTTGTIAFARTDAPHSATAQFFINLDDNDFLDHTAKTNNGWGYAVFGKVTSGMDIVNNIGKAMTGIKKGHEDVPLDTIKIEKVTIVD, encoded by the coding sequence ATGATTATCTTAACCACCACCTATGGCGACATCGAAATTGAGCTAAACATGGAACGAGCACCAGTGAGTTCAAAGAATTTTCTCCGTTATTGTGAAGAGGGATTCTATGAGGGCACGATTTTCCATCGCGTGATTGATGGCTTTATGATTCAAGGTGGTGGTCACACTGAAGATATGACCGAAAAGGATACTCACGCCCCGATTGCTAATGAGGCAAATCGCGGACTAAAAAACACGACGGGCACTATTGCTTTCGCTCGCACCGACGCCCCGCATTCGGCCACAGCACAGTTCTTTATTAACCTCGATGACAACGACTTTCTGGACCATACCGCGAAAACCAACAACGGTTGGGGCTACGCTGTATTCGGAAAAGTGACATCTGGCATGGATATCGTCAATAACATAGGGAAAGCCATGACAGGCATTAAGAAGGGTCATGAAGACGTGCCGCTTGATACCATCAAGATAGAAAAGGTCACTATCGTCGATTAA
- a CDS encoding DUF2986 domain-containing protein, whose amino-acid sequence MNRKKKINQILKAKAKKANAKKQKSNKPRYISKAERAKMEAEEASSPELVADAQPTNDEQNEKGATE is encoded by the coding sequence ATGAACAGGAAAAAGAAGATCAATCAGATCTTGAAAGCCAAAGCCAAGAAAGCCAATGCGAAAAAGCAGAAGAGCAACAAGCCGCGTTATATCTCGAAGGCTGAACGTGCCAAAATGGAAGCAGAAGAGGCATCGAGCCCAGAGTTGGTTGCTGATGCTCAACCGACAAACGATGAACAGAATGAAAAAGGCGCTACTGAGTAG
- a CDS encoding NUDIX domain-containing protein, producing MKHRIRAAGIAVKDNCVLMLRVQDPYSGEYWIPPGGGFEEGDVSTKQGLKREFKEETNLDVEVGELICVREFYETSAERYHVELFYHITDWTGDANLQNLQGLNDEEYIQEVVWLPIEKLTEHKTFPANLCEEVLPIIEKGHYATHLGSYVQGEGESINRLDGNE from the coding sequence ATGAAACATCGCATTCGTGCTGCAGGGATAGCAGTTAAAGATAATTGTGTTTTGATGCTGCGAGTTCAAGACCCTTACTCAGGTGAGTATTGGATTCCGCCAGGTGGTGGTTTTGAAGAGGGTGATGTCAGTACTAAACAGGGCTTGAAACGAGAGTTTAAAGAAGAGACCAATCTGGATGTAGAGGTCGGTGAGCTCATTTGCGTTCGAGAGTTTTATGAAACCTCCGCCGAGCGCTATCATGTCGAGCTGTTTTATCACATTACAGATTGGACGGGTGACGCCAACCTGCAGAATTTGCAAGGTTTAAACGATGAGGAGTATATTCAGGAAGTCGTCTGGCTGCCTATCGAAAAACTCACTGAGCATAAAACCTTTCCAGCCAATCTTTGTGAAGAGGTGCTGCCAATCATTGAAAAGGGTCATTACGCCACACATTTAGGTAGTTATGTTCAAGGCGAAGGTGAGAGCATCAACCGTCTTGACGGTAACGAGTGA
- a CDS encoding histone deacetylase — protein sequence MIPLIYHPIYSALDLPEGHRYPIRKYELLYKAILEAYLETSWSPFQFFKPSAVSVETIKQTHCGDYTDDLVLGTLPAAKMRRIGFPWSERLIERTLTSTGGTMLTVEKAFEQGIAIHLSGGYHHAHFNYGSGFCLFNDLAVAARHALTRGADKVLIVDSDVHHGDGTASLMNDNPNIVTLSLHCDKNFPARKPNSDFDVPFSRGTKDKEFLEGFQQVVQLALDLHQPDIVIFDAGVDIHQDDELGFLEVSLEGIKARDSWMLSTCYQRGIPIACVIGGGYRSQHADLVPIHYSLIEAAAQLKEIP from the coding sequence TTGATTCCATTGATCTATCACCCTATTTACTCAGCGCTCGATCTCCCCGAAGGGCACCGCTATCCAATTCGTAAGTATGAATTGTTGTATAAGGCGATATTAGAGGCATACCTCGAGACATCGTGGTCACCCTTTCAGTTCTTCAAGCCAAGTGCTGTGAGCGTCGAAACAATTAAACAGACCCATTGTGGTGACTATACCGATGATTTAGTACTAGGGACGCTGCCAGCAGCGAAAATGCGCCGTATTGGCTTTCCTTGGAGTGAACGGTTGATAGAGCGTACGTTGACCTCTACGGGCGGCACGATGTTGACGGTCGAAAAAGCATTTGAACAAGGCATTGCCATCCATTTGAGCGGAGGCTATCACCACGCTCATTTTAATTATGGCAGTGGCTTTTGCTTGTTTAATGACTTAGCGGTTGCTGCACGACATGCCCTCACGCGAGGAGCGGATAAGGTGCTAATTGTTGATAGTGACGTTCACCACGGAGATGGCACAGCCTCCCTGATGAACGACAATCCAAATATCGTAACGCTGTCATTACACTGTGATAAGAACTTCCCTGCGCGCAAACCGAATTCTGATTTTGATGTCCCATTCTCACGAGGAACGAAAGACAAAGAATTTTTAGAGGGCTTTCAACAAGTGGTCCAGCTTGCACTCGATCTCCATCAACCTGATATCGTCATATTTGATGCTGGTGTAGACATTCACCAAGATGATGAGCTTGGTTTTCTGGAGGTGAGTCTCGAGGGTATTAAAGCGCGTGATAGTTGGATGCTGTCGACCTGCTACCAACGAGGCATTCCGATTGCGTGTGTAATAGGGGGAGGTTATCGCAGTCAACATGCTGATTTAGTACCGATTCATTATTCACTGATCGAGGCAGCCGCCCAACTGAAGGAGATTCCATGA
- a CDS encoding SDR family oxidoreductase yields MKTVFITGANRGIGLALTKKYLESGYQVHATYRSPSDALELLSLEVSESNLTTYTLDVTHYEAVAKLAQTLPDLDIFINNAGYYGPKGYGFGNTDLDEWRKVLEINTIAPLKLVELLYPKLRNSPTKMIACLSSKVGSMTENTSGGGYIYRSSKAALNSVVKSLSNDLSSQGFTVLALHPGWVQTEMGGPNALISTTTSAQGLFNVIRQASIADSGRFLNYDGTELPW; encoded by the coding sequence ATGAAAACCGTATTCATTACTGGAGCCAATCGTGGTATCGGTCTCGCCCTGACGAAAAAGTATTTAGAGTCTGGGTATCAAGTCCACGCCACCTATCGAAGTCCTAGTGACGCCCTTGAGCTTCTCTCATTAGAAGTCAGCGAATCTAACCTAACGACTTACACGCTGGATGTAACCCATTACGAGGCTGTCGCAAAATTAGCGCAAACGCTACCTGACCTCGATATTTTTATAAACAATGCTGGCTACTACGGTCCGAAAGGCTATGGTTTTGGAAACACGGACTTAGATGAGTGGCGCAAAGTACTTGAGATTAACACCATAGCGCCACTTAAATTGGTTGAGCTACTTTATCCCAAGCTTCGAAACTCACCCACTAAGATGATTGCATGCCTCTCGTCAAAGGTAGGAAGCATGACAGAAAACACCTCAGGCGGCGGCTATATCTATCGCTCTTCAAAAGCAGCACTTAACTCGGTAGTGAAGAGCCTGAGCAATGACCTATCCTCGCAAGGGTTTACCGTTTTAGCGCTGCATCCAGGTTGGGTACAGACCGAAATGGGCGGACCCAACGCGCTGATCTCAACGACAACATCCGCGCAGGGGCTGTTTAACGTTATCCGCCAAGCCTCTATCGCTGATTCCGGTCGCTTCCTTAACTATGATGGCACGGAGTTACCTTGGTAA